The following nucleotide sequence is from Deltaproteobacteria bacterium.
AGCCAGGGTAAGGGTGAGCTCATCCGTAGCCCCCTTCTCTCCAATCCAGGTATATCCCGCGTTGAAATGCAAGTTCAAACCCGTGAAGGATTTACTGAAGACAGCGGTCAACCCGTAATCCGCTTTTCCGGAGCCCAGCCCCTTATTTTCATCCGCAGTAGGAATTTTGACCTGAGGTTTGAGGGAAAAGGCCGGATAATTTTCCCCTTCTCCCCAGATCCGATATTTGAGGTAGGCCGTCACATCGCCCCAACCATCCTCCCGACCGCCCTCATGATTGTCTTTGAAGAGGTAACTACCGGCCAAGGCCACTTCCGCCCGGTCGGTGAGGCCATAGGCCAGTTGGGCCGAAGGAATGTAATTTTTATCACGGTTGTTATCCCGCGAATAATCCAAGGCCAGTTCTAACTCATAAAAACCCTTCTCCACCGTCCCGGCATCCTCCGTGACTAAAGGCCTTCCCCCAAAAGCGGCGGAAGGCGTAAGGGTCCAAAGACTTATTAGGGCTATGAATAAAATCCCTAATTTTTTCATTTTCCCTCTCCATTTATCTTAGGCGGCAGAT
It contains:
- a CDS encoding transporter — encoded protein: MKKLGILFIALISLWTLTPSAAFGGRPLVTEDAGTVEKGFYELELALDYSRDNNRDKNYIPSAQLAYGLTDRAEVALAGSYLFKDNHEGGREDGWGDVTAYLKYRIWGEGENYPAFSLKPQVKIPTADENKGLGSGKADYGLTAVFSKSFTGLNLHFNAGYTWIGEKGATDELTLTLAGEYEVIQGLLAVSEITYTNNFNSARKDDPASILLGLQVPVGKVQLDTGLSLGLNTAAPDYALTMGVTIKFH